In one window of Streptomyces sp. NBC_01224 DNA:
- a CDS encoding cold-shock protein: MASGTVKWFNSEKGFGFIAQDGGGPDVFAHYSNINSTGFRELQEGQAVTFDITQGQKGPQAENITAV; encoded by the coding sequence ATGGCCAGCGGAACCGTCAAGTGGTTCAACTCGGAAAAGGGCTTCGGCTTCATCGCTCAGGACGGCGGCGGCCCCGACGTCTTCGCGCACTACTCCAACATCAACTCCACAGGCTTCCGTGAGCTCCAGGAAGGCCAGGCCGTCACCTTCGACATCACCCAGGGCCAGAAGGGCCCGCAGGCGGAGAACATCACCGCCGTCTGA
- the kdpF gene encoding K(+)-transporting ATPase subunit F yields MSVENIVGLIVAACLVIYLVICLIFPEKF; encoded by the coding sequence GTGAGCGTGGAAAACATCGTTGGCTTGATCGTTGCCGCGTGCCTCGTCATCTACCTGGTCATCTGCCTGATCTTCCCCGAGAAGTTCTAG
- a CDS encoding TetR/AcrR family transcriptional regulator, with protein MATGRTDPERRENIITSALDLIAEEGVAGTSHRKVAARAGVPLGSMTYHFADMDELLREAFTRFTSSIVAVFEERLGAATTPGQAREAVADLIHHLSSGNQRELVLTHELYTLAARKPTYRELTREWMRRSRRALEWHFDPATARQLDALIEGLSIHRALDTEPHERALTLEAIIRITGGGSGPGAQTAAWPDA; from the coding sequence GTGGCAACCGGACGGACCGACCCCGAGCGGCGGGAAAACATCATTACGAGCGCGCTCGACCTGATCGCGGAAGAGGGAGTCGCAGGCACCTCGCACCGCAAGGTCGCCGCCCGTGCCGGAGTGCCTCTTGGATCGATGACCTATCACTTCGCTGACATGGACGAGCTGCTGCGCGAGGCGTTCACCCGCTTCACCAGCAGCATCGTCGCCGTATTCGAGGAGCGACTCGGAGCCGCCACCACACCCGGCCAGGCACGGGAAGCGGTCGCGGACCTCATCCACCACCTGTCCAGCGGAAACCAGCGCGAACTCGTCCTCACCCACGAGCTGTACACCCTCGCGGCGCGCAAGCCCACCTACCGGGAACTGACCCGGGAATGGATGCGTCGCAGCCGCCGCGCCCTGGAATGGCACTTCGACCCGGCAACGGCCCGTCAGCTCGACGCACTCATCGAAGGACTGTCCATTCACCGTGCCCTCGACACCGAACCCCATGAACGCGCCCTCACCCTCGAAGCCATCATCCGTATCACCGGTGGAGGCAGCGGCCCTGGCGCGCAGACGGCCGCGTGGCCGGACGCCTGA
- a CDS encoding DUF4118 domain-containing protein yields MARGRLRIYLGAAPGVGKTYTMLAEGQRLRSRGADVVVGFVEPHGRRPTAAMADGLETIARRTLRHRGALFTEMDLDAVLARSPQVALVDELAHSNVPGARNAKRWQDVEELLAAGIDVVTTLNVQHLESLNDVVRQITGVAQRETLPDEVARRADQIELVDLPPEVLRRRMVHGDIYPPDRIESALTHYFRVGNLTALREIALLWLADRVEEGLQRYRAEHGIVAPWETRERILVSLSGGPEGETLIRRAARVSARTPGTELLALHVVPEDGLADVDPAVLDTQRTLLESLGGSYHQTTGEDVVDALLQFAEAENVTQIVLGASRHSRLASLLRAGVGERTIKGSGPIDVHIVTHREAAGSAVVRIPHPIRGTGPRRYWAALAGAVLLLPVLTLLLTALRGHLDLSSDLVIYLLAVVVVALVGGLYPALFAAIAAALLADYYFTAPMHSLAIERPDEITALVVFIATAALVGTAAGTAAQRTYQAVRATSEARTLSRLAAAMMRGQDLTALVEQIRENFGLSAISLLERDPEASPVPRWYVVASAGERPPEKPYEADVESPVDDNLTLAARGSGLSTEDQRVLAACAAELGLAHVRGRIAGRSGGMDTFADAERTRASLLLAAGRDLRAPLYTAEAALVRLRRRRADAPASEEAQLLDAARAAVHRAAQLVTDLDDVSRLHAGALDLYLRPVDLNEVLGAALDDLGPGGHSIVLRLPEQLPDVIADAALLTRALAALGADALRHSPPDRPPVFTAEVQAGRVKIRVEDGVPVRGPDLSAAASRAPGTRAESLALRLSRDLAEAMDGAVETTNEGPAFSAMLTLPSSAPGGSATSGRVE; encoded by the coding sequence GTGGCACGTGGACGGTTGCGGATCTACCTCGGGGCCGCCCCCGGGGTCGGGAAGACGTACACCATGCTCGCCGAGGGGCAGCGGCTGCGTTCACGGGGCGCGGATGTGGTCGTCGGCTTCGTCGAGCCGCACGGGCGTCGGCCGACCGCGGCCATGGCCGACGGTCTGGAGACGATCGCCCGCCGTACGCTGCGCCACCGCGGTGCGCTCTTCACCGAGATGGATCTCGACGCGGTGCTGGCCCGCAGTCCCCAGGTCGCGCTGGTCGACGAGCTGGCCCACTCCAACGTTCCGGGGGCCCGCAACGCCAAGCGATGGCAGGACGTGGAGGAGCTCCTGGCAGCCGGCATCGATGTCGTCACCACGCTCAACGTCCAGCACCTGGAATCCCTCAACGACGTGGTACGGCAGATCACGGGGGTGGCGCAGCGGGAGACCCTGCCCGACGAGGTGGCCCGCCGGGCCGACCAGATCGAACTGGTCGACCTGCCACCGGAGGTGCTCCGCCGCCGCATGGTCCATGGCGACATCTATCCGCCTGACCGCATCGAGTCCGCCCTCACCCACTACTTCCGGGTCGGCAACCTCACCGCCCTGCGCGAAATCGCCCTGCTGTGGCTCGCCGACCGGGTGGAGGAGGGGCTGCAGCGCTACCGCGCGGAACACGGCATCGTCGCTCCCTGGGAGACCCGGGAGCGCATCCTGGTGTCCCTGAGCGGCGGGCCGGAGGGCGAGACCCTCATCCGCCGCGCCGCGCGGGTCAGCGCTCGTACCCCCGGCACCGAGTTGCTGGCCCTCCACGTGGTCCCGGAGGACGGGCTCGCCGACGTCGACCCGGCGGTACTGGACACCCAGCGCACCCTTCTGGAGTCGCTCGGCGGCAGCTACCACCAGACCACTGGCGAGGACGTGGTCGACGCCTTGCTCCAGTTCGCCGAGGCGGAGAACGTCACCCAGATCGTGCTGGGCGCGAGTCGGCACAGCCGTCTCGCCTCCCTCCTGAGAGCGGGTGTGGGAGAACGGACGATCAAGGGGTCCGGCCCCATTGACGTGCACATCGTCACCCATAGGGAGGCTGCAGGGTCTGCTGTGGTGAGGATTCCGCATCCGATCCGTGGCACGGGCCCAAGACGGTACTGGGCCGCGCTGGCCGGCGCCGTGCTGCTGCTGCCCGTACTGACGCTCCTGCTGACCGCGCTGCGTGGTCATCTCGACCTCTCCAGCGACCTGGTGATCTATCTGCTCGCCGTCGTCGTGGTCGCCCTGGTCGGCGGGCTCTACCCCGCGCTGTTCGCCGCGATTGCCGCAGCACTGCTCGCCGATTACTACTTCACCGCACCGATGCACTCGCTGGCCATTGAGCGCCCGGACGAGATCACCGCGCTCGTGGTTTTCATCGCCACAGCCGCTCTCGTCGGCACGGCAGCGGGAACGGCTGCGCAGCGTACGTACCAGGCCGTACGCGCGACATCGGAGGCGAGGACGTTGAGCCGCCTGGCTGCCGCCATGATGCGTGGCCAGGATCTGACGGCACTGGTGGAGCAGATCCGGGAGAACTTCGGCCTCAGTGCGATCAGCCTGCTCGAAAGGGATCCGGAAGCATCCCCCGTGCCCCGCTGGTACGTGGTCGCCAGCGCCGGGGAGCGGCCGCCGGAAAAGCCCTACGAGGCGGATGTGGAAAGCCCCGTCGACGACAATCTCACGCTGGCTGCTCGCGGCTCAGGACTGAGCACGGAGGACCAGCGCGTCCTCGCCGCATGCGCCGCCGAATTGGGGCTGGCCCATGTTCGAGGGCGGATCGCCGGGCGTTCCGGCGGCATGGACACCTTCGCCGACGCCGAACGCACCCGGGCATCGCTGCTTCTCGCGGCAGGCCGTGATCTGCGCGCTCCGCTGTACACCGCTGAAGCGGCGCTCGTGCGCTTGCGGCGTCGACGTGCCGACGCGCCTGCCTCGGAGGAGGCACAGTTGTTGGACGCTGCCCGCGCGGCGGTGCACCGTGCGGCGCAGTTGGTCACCGATCTCGACGACGTGAGTCGTCTGCACGCCGGGGCACTGGATCTCTACCTCCGCCCGGTCGACCTCAACGAGGTGTTGGGCGCTGCCTTGGACGACCTCGGGCCCGGCGGCCATTCGATCGTTCTGCGTCTGCCGGAACAGCTGCCTGATGTGATCGCGGACGCTGCTCTCCTCACCCGCGCCCTGGCCGCACTGGGGGCCGACGCATTGCGTCACAGTCCGCCGGACCGGCCCCCCGTCTTCACCGCCGAGGTCCAGGCCGGCCGCGTGAAGATTCGGGTGGAGGACGGCGTGCCCGTCCGAGGTCCGGATCTGAGCGCTGCGGCTTCCCGGGCTCCGGGTACCAGGGCCGAGAGCCTGGCTCTGAGGCTGTCGCGCGACTTGGCCGAGGCGATGGACGGGGCCGTGGAGACGACGAATGAGGGCCCCGCCTTCTCGGCGATGCTCACTCTTCCGAGTTCCGCGCCGGGCGGCAGCGCGACATCGGGCCGCGTCGAGTGA
- a CDS encoding DUF1349 domain-containing protein, translating to MSNQHTIGWDDATWLNPPLDAVSDSAGLLVTTRNHSDFWRTTSYGFIRDDGHALLTALPDTSAVEVTFVADFDTLYDQAGLMVRVDEQTWIKAGVEMTDGVLHLGAVVTRGHSDWSLAPVPDWNGRHITVRASRDGDAVTIRARRDSDPWRMVRLAPLSPEAAASAGPFCCSPQREGLKVRFTGFCRGPADASLHDPTES from the coding sequence ATGAGCAATCAGCACACCATTGGCTGGGACGACGCGACCTGGCTCAACCCTCCCCTGGACGCCGTCAGCGACAGCGCCGGACTGCTGGTCACGACCCGGAACCACAGTGACTTCTGGCGCACCACCAGCTACGGCTTCATTCGGGACGACGGGCACGCGCTGCTGACCGCTCTGCCAGACACCAGCGCCGTCGAAGTGACCTTCGTCGCCGACTTCGACACCCTCTACGACCAAGCCGGACTCATGGTCCGCGTGGACGAGCAGACGTGGATCAAGGCCGGTGTGGAAATGACGGACGGTGTCCTACACCTCGGCGCCGTCGTGACCCGCGGCCACTCCGACTGGTCCCTGGCCCCCGTGCCCGACTGGAACGGACGTCACATCACCGTCCGGGCCAGCCGCGACGGCGACGCCGTGACGATCCGGGCCCGCCGCGACAGCGACCCATGGCGCATGGTCCGACTCGCCCCACTCTCACCCGAGGCAGCAGCATCAGCCGGCCCCTTCTGCTGCTCCCCACAGCGAGAGGGCCTGAAAGTGCGGTTCACCGGCTTCTGCCGGGGGCCGGCCGACGCATCACTCCACGACCCGACCGAATCGTAG
- a CDS encoding HoxN/HupN/NixA family nickel/cobalt transporter gives MRSPRNGVLLLLAAVLALLLGSAGTAQAHPFGTPPVVKIEAAGTAVDATWSAQRDDIAVLKNESGGDEAGYLSSHIVVRQDGRPCRVDRADGVKLHFVCSRQVDRIELTVTALTDVDPAYRTLSVTGTGSGGLHTAQQPTRTLTLKPVAAGTAAVASPAASGWGAWTTDLTSLLDHGAALPPALLVAAAVGALHACAPGHGKSLAAGYLVGGRGRPRDAVWLGGVVAVMHTFSVAALAVGWWLAANSTPDIAALTGWLQLIAALVVAGVGVSLLRRHLRHRRHHQPHHGPDHEHGHDHGHDHGHDHGHSHHIPDAPSLLTWRGLVLLGASGGLLPSPSAFLVLLTGLLTGKVGIALAMVVAFGLGMALTLTGVGLIVLRGRDTLLDRVSRSRTLRTWTARVPLLAASAVVAGGTVASAVAAGHLLAP, from the coding sequence GTGCGATCACCTCGCAACGGGGTGCTGCTCCTGCTGGCTGCCGTCCTCGCGCTGCTCCTGGGCAGCGCGGGGACGGCGCAGGCGCACCCCTTCGGAACCCCTCCCGTCGTGAAGATCGAGGCGGCGGGCACCGCCGTCGACGCGACCTGGTCCGCGCAGCGGGACGACATCGCCGTCCTGAAGAACGAGTCCGGCGGTGACGAGGCGGGCTATCTGAGCTCGCACATCGTCGTACGCCAGGACGGACGCCCGTGCCGTGTGGACCGGGCGGACGGCGTGAAGCTCCACTTCGTCTGCTCTCGGCAGGTGGACCGCATCGAACTGACGGTTACGGCGCTGACGGACGTCGACCCGGCGTACCGGACACTGTCGGTGACGGGCACGGGCTCCGGCGGGCTGCACACGGCGCAGCAGCCGACGCGGACGCTGACCCTGAAACCGGTGGCCGCGGGGACCGCCGCCGTGGCCTCACCGGCCGCTTCGGGGTGGGGGGCCTGGACAACCGACCTGACCTCACTGCTGGACCACGGCGCGGCCCTCCCGCCGGCTCTGCTCGTGGCCGCGGCCGTGGGGGCGCTCCACGCCTGCGCGCCGGGGCACGGGAAGTCGCTGGCCGCCGGGTATCTGGTGGGCGGCAGGGGCAGGCCGCGCGACGCGGTGTGGCTGGGCGGGGTCGTCGCGGTGATGCACACGTTCTCGGTCGCCGCCCTGGCGGTCGGCTGGTGGCTGGCGGCGAACAGTACGCCGGACATCGCGGCGCTGACGGGGTGGCTCCAGCTGATCGCGGCGCTGGTGGTGGCCGGAGTGGGGGTGAGCCTGCTGCGGAGGCATCTGCGCCACCGGAGGCACCACCAACCCCATCACGGGCCTGATCACGAGCACGGGCATGACCACGGGCATGACCACGGGCACGATCACGGGCACAGCCATCACATCCCGGATGCCCCGTCCCTCCTCACCTGGCGAGGCCTCGTGCTTCTCGGCGCGTCGGGCGGCCTGCTGCCCTCGCCGTCAGCCTTCCTCGTCCTGCTCACCGGCCTGCTGACCGGCAAGGTCGGCATCGCCCTCGCGATGGTCGTCGCCTTCGGCCTCGGCATGGCGCTTACGCTCACCGGCGTCGGCCTGATCGTGCTGCGCGGCCGGGACACGCTGCTGGACCGTGTCTCCCGCTCGCGGACGCTGCGGACGTGGACGGCGAGGGTTCCACTGCTCGCGGCTTCGGCGGTGGTGGCCGGAGGGACGGTGGCCTCGGCGGTCGCCGCAGGCCACCTTCTCGCTCCGTGA
- a CDS encoding sugar O-acetyltransferase: MPDCFEGDSRTNHERMLAGDLYIADDPDIATSQQRAVRLAARYQAAYAEDAEAARPVLAELIGDLGAGAHIRPPLFVDYGTHITVGQDTFINYNLTALDVAPITIGRDCQIGPSVQLLTPTHPVEPQPRRDKLEAAEPITIGDNVWLGGGAIVLAGVSIGDNSVIGAGAVVTKDIPANVVAVGNPARVIRSI, from the coding sequence ATGCCTGACTGCTTCGAAGGGGATTCCCGTACCAACCACGAGCGGATGCTCGCGGGGGACCTTTACATCGCCGACGACCCGGACATTGCGACGTCCCAGCAACGAGCCGTGCGCCTGGCCGCCCGGTACCAGGCCGCATACGCAGAGGACGCCGAGGCCGCGCGACCCGTCCTCGCGGAGCTCATAGGTGATCTCGGCGCCGGTGCCCACATCAGACCGCCGCTGTTCGTCGACTACGGCACGCACATCACTGTTGGCCAGGACACCTTCATCAACTACAACCTCACGGCCCTGGATGTGGCTCCCATCACCATCGGCCGGGACTGTCAAATCGGCCCCAGCGTGCAGCTGCTCACCCCTACCCACCCCGTGGAACCGCAGCCGCGCCGTGACAAGCTGGAGGCCGCCGAGCCGATCACGATCGGCGACAACGTCTGGCTCGGAGGCGGAGCAATCGTCCTGGCGGGAGTGAGTATCGGTGACAACAGCGTCATCGGCGCCGGAGCCGTCGTCACCAAGGACATCCCCGCCAATGTGGTCGCTGTGGGTAACCCGGCCCGCGTGATCCGTTCGATCTAG
- a CDS encoding outer membrane protein assembly factor BamB family protein produces the protein MKHICRAAGLALALLFLVLGIGAQAASAHVTREHAELVVAPGDNVTSGRLIVHNAVVAPEQAGAWAAGLLSAPCPATGSGVPGDNGGVPGGVVIELAWSCHVDALDLSPLIDKGGLTQVVVEFDGTAVDAFAATPLVDVHGAHALPSFPWLTVALVTAAGVVLLLVVCRLPYLVRGLRRTRRRRQLATAGAVALSFLAPQAAFADDSADPVDTVTVEGTVFKDRNGNGERDKGEYPMPGIDVTDGAVWTTTGADGSYSLQIDPKRRETDLVSIVSPDGYTPALRKDYIPQFFHKVPEIGGRDVDFALVPDRDASNPTEKWVMNSDPEVGNRTDDEARRALPQWTGQVQAMSEVDGATMQIATGDLTVTDYADEPRRQGAYDLFSKGLEEGRLGHPFYPVMGNHDFGGTATSQGYAGSMEYYRRNLAPEWYSFDRNGRHIVVLEDNYDASGLKPQLEWLRRDLARHAVGKQVFVFAHRSLFTQWGPGAGMQPTIDELAKYDVRMVAAGHNQQAEFRRGAFKRSVEINNQGTYGIDGAHPDYKVLDFSAITDDPRTPLNEDTGHVTGIHRQFDIDDDAALVSPAQGSVHGAEAAVPVEVYAEDDGRTPAKAVLTVRNSRGHLVKRQDVRFGKGASRPGIENCYTPPGGTPEPCPDARGAWTRASGTLHGLRPGTYTAESVAYDTRGKQFPAMKNTFEIVRDAELAKPRTGQDWLRQGGDEAGRTASGDEPGAKLDLRWARHTGEQFNLNGSVVADGKLIVSSRAFDSPYSMMLAYDIASGRELWRTYLDGDAESAPTLHDGMVHLTTGVGRIYALDAASGRIVWQSIDREETHGDTVRRYGRAGGPVSVFALAGAERRSVAVYQDAYTVRCRDAETGGMLPGGFDAAFSWGQAHSTVIREPGSNTAYLQSMSSNTVIAMDLATCTQLWVKDTAGDIDSHSSPVLTDPATGEPKLVTFTAYGVRGHDPKTGAVTWESKLGGGSTCEPGRAPLTSPAVWGDTAYVAGRDGVVRAYDTSATDPSKPAWEAKSGYLVGESPMDDKWRVAMGCSAGAGSPTMHPLVTKSHVYVGTWDGRLLVLDRASGTQVASYNLGAGVASALSVSGDWVFALTDDGTVHALAARRK, from the coding sequence ATGAAACACATATGCAGAGCAGCCGGGCTCGCCCTCGCGCTGCTCTTTCTCGTGCTGGGCATCGGCGCCCAGGCAGCGTCCGCGCATGTCACGCGCGAGCATGCGGAACTCGTAGTCGCGCCCGGTGACAACGTCACCAGCGGCCGCCTCATCGTGCACAACGCCGTCGTGGCTCCCGAGCAGGCCGGTGCGTGGGCGGCCGGGCTGCTCTCGGCCCCCTGCCCAGCCACCGGCTCGGGCGTGCCCGGTGACAACGGCGGCGTGCCCGGCGGCGTCGTCATCGAGCTGGCGTGGAGTTGCCACGTCGACGCGCTCGACCTGAGCCCGCTCATCGACAAGGGCGGACTGACCCAGGTCGTCGTCGAGTTCGACGGCACGGCCGTCGACGCCTTCGCAGCCACCCCGCTCGTCGACGTCCACGGCGCGCACGCCCTGCCGTCGTTCCCCTGGCTCACCGTCGCGCTCGTCACGGCCGCAGGTGTCGTGCTGCTGCTCGTCGTCTGCCGACTGCCGTACCTCGTCCGCGGACTGCGTCGTACCCGGCGGCGCCGGCAGTTGGCGACCGCCGGAGCCGTCGCGCTGTCCTTCCTCGCGCCCCAGGCGGCCTTCGCCGACGACAGCGCGGATCCGGTCGACACCGTTACCGTCGAGGGCACCGTCTTCAAGGACCGCAACGGCAACGGCGAGCGGGACAAGGGTGAGTACCCCATGCCCGGCATCGACGTCACCGACGGCGCCGTGTGGACCACGACCGGTGCGGACGGCTCGTACAGCCTGCAGATCGACCCGAAGCGGCGCGAGACCGACCTCGTCAGCATCGTCTCGCCCGACGGATACACGCCGGCGCTGCGCAAGGACTACATCCCGCAGTTCTTCCACAAGGTCCCCGAGATCGGCGGCAGAGACGTCGACTTCGCGCTCGTACCCGACCGCGACGCCTCGAACCCCACCGAGAAGTGGGTCATGAACTCCGACCCCGAGGTCGGCAACCGCACCGACGACGAGGCCCGCCGCGCGCTGCCCCAGTGGACCGGCCAGGTTCAGGCGATGTCCGAGGTCGACGGCGCGACGATGCAGATCGCGACCGGCGACCTCACCGTCACGGACTACGCCGACGAGCCGCGCCGCCAGGGCGCGTACGACCTGTTCAGCAAGGGCCTCGAAGAGGGGCGGCTCGGTCACCCCTTCTATCCGGTGATGGGCAACCACGACTTCGGCGGCACGGCGACCTCCCAGGGATACGCCGGCAGCATGGAGTACTACCGCCGCAACCTCGCCCCCGAGTGGTACAGCTTCGACCGCAACGGCCGCCACATCGTCGTCCTCGAGGACAACTACGACGCGAGCGGGCTGAAGCCGCAGCTGGAGTGGCTGCGCCGGGACCTTGCCCGGCACGCGGTCGGCAAGCAGGTGTTCGTCTTCGCCCACCGCTCTCTGTTCACCCAGTGGGGCCCGGGCGCCGGCATGCAACCGACGATCGACGAGCTCGCCAAGTACGACGTACGGATGGTCGCCGCCGGTCACAACCAGCAGGCCGAGTTCCGGCGCGGTGCCTTCAAACGGTCCGTCGAGATCAACAACCAGGGCACGTACGGCATCGACGGTGCCCACCCCGACTACAAGGTGCTCGACTTCAGTGCGATCACGGACGATCCGCGCACGCCTCTCAATGAGGACACCGGTCATGTGACCGGCATCCACCGGCAGTTCGACATCGACGACGACGCCGCGCTGGTCAGCCCCGCGCAGGGCAGCGTGCACGGCGCCGAGGCCGCAGTGCCCGTCGAGGTGTACGCGGAGGACGACGGCCGCACGCCCGCCAAAGCGGTGCTGACCGTCCGCAACAGCCGAGGGCACCTGGTGAAGCGTCAGGACGTGCGCTTCGGCAAGGGGGCGTCCCGCCCCGGTATCGAGAACTGCTACACCCCGCCCGGCGGCACGCCGGAGCCATGCCCCGACGCACGCGGCGCCTGGACGCGGGCGAGCGGCACACTGCACGGGCTGCGGCCCGGCACGTACACCGCCGAGTCGGTCGCGTACGACACCCGGGGCAAGCAGTTCCCCGCCATGAAGAACACCTTCGAGATCGTGCGCGACGCCGAGCTCGCGAAGCCCAGGACCGGGCAGGACTGGCTGCGGCAGGGCGGCGACGAGGCCGGGCGGACCGCGAGCGGCGACGAACCCGGCGCGAAGCTCGACCTCAGGTGGGCCCGCCACACCGGCGAGCAGTTCAACCTCAACGGCTCGGTGGTCGCGGACGGCAAGCTCATCGTCTCGTCCCGCGCCTTCGACTCGCCGTACAGCATGATGCTCGCGTACGACATCGCCTCCGGGCGTGAGCTGTGGCGTACGTACCTGGACGGCGATGCCGAGTCGGCACCGACGCTCCACGACGGCATGGTCCATCTGACCACCGGCGTCGGCCGGATCTACGCGCTCGACGCGGCGAGCGGCCGCATCGTCTGGCAGTCGATCGACCGGGAGGAGACCCACGGGGACACCGTGCGCCGCTACGGCCGCGCGGGCGGACCTGTCAGCGTCTTCGCGCTGGCGGGCGCGGAGCGCCGCTCGGTCGCCGTCTACCAGGACGCCTACACGGTCCGCTGCCGGGACGCCGAGACCGGCGGGATGCTGCCCGGCGGCTTCGATGCCGCGTTCTCCTGGGGACAGGCCCACAGCACGGTGATCCGCGAGCCCGGCTCCAACACCGCCTACCTGCAATCCATGTCGAGCAACACCGTCATCGCCATGGACCTCGCGACCTGCACCCAGCTGTGGGTGAAGGACACCGCGGGCGACATCGACAGCCATTCCTCGCCCGTCCTGACCGACCCGGCCACGGGCGAGCCGAAACTGGTGACGTTCACGGCGTACGGCGTCCGCGGGCACGACCCGAAGACGGGCGCGGTGACCTGGGAGTCCAAGCTGGGCGGCGGCAGCACCTGCGAGCCGGGGCGCGCCCCGCTCACCAGCCCGGCCGTGTGGGGCGACACCGCCTATGTCGCGGGCCGGGACGGTGTCGTACGCGCCTACGACACGAGCGCGACCGATCCGTCGAAGCCGGCGTGGGAGGCCAAGTCCGGCTATCTGGTGGGGGAGAGCCCGATGGACGACAAGTGGCGGGTCGCCATGGGCTGTTCGGCCGGTGCCGGTTCGCCGACCATGCACCCGCTGGTGACGAAGTCCCATGTGTACGTAGGGACGTGGGACGGTCGTCTGCTCGTCCTGGACCGGGCGAGCGGGACGCAGGTCGCCTCGTACAACCTCGGCGCGGGAGTGGCCTCGGCCCTCTCCGTGAGCGGTGACTGGGTCTTCGCCCTCACGGACGACGGCACGGTCCACGCCCTCGCCGCACGCCGGAAGTAG